From Triticum aestivum cultivar Chinese Spring chromosome 4A, IWGSC CS RefSeq v2.1, whole genome shotgun sequence, a single genomic window includes:
- the LOC123082308 gene encoding L-type lectin-domain containing receptor kinase IX.1-like: MAQLPCSLKCATTQRVFFLSLFLYHADSLSFRYDSINTTNKVDFGALGDDCNISDHRANLTSISVNNYTNNIGRLVYPEPVQLWDAATGETASFTTIFSFGMDAVPGQPVAHGMAFFLTSQVDVPSSLPAESYGSYLGLFSPGATGGDHVVAVEFDTFRDEWDPSDRHIGVDLNNISSLGSYTTLPNDSFVGRVMSGRIDYNSGTGQLEVMLHNGSSDGATHDLSVNVDLRSFLPEKVIVGFSAATNSERVALHYVLSWSFSSSLPLVANSSHKSQPRRTAVRLVAGVTVATVLALLLSTAVGVLLWRSRRQEQSAADDDDDDGDDEDPWAIDEDLESGSGPRPFQLSKLTAATRNFCEETKLGQGASGSVYRGRVDELDVAIKVFSRGGSAQGKREYTAEVTVISRLRHRNLVQLIGWCDGRKKLLLVYELVPNGSLDRHLYGATAVLPWPARYRIILGLGAAVLYLHEEWGQCVVHGDIKPSNIMLDESFGAKLGDFGLARLIDHGVGLQTMTAVAGTPGYLDPECIATGKASSESDVHSFGVVLVEVATGRRLMAPPPPGDTRIFRLVEWAWGMYGRGAVLDAADEALCGEFDAREVELVLVIGLWCAHPDARARPSIREAVEVLRSGMAARVPALPPRMPYDPTEKHVAEDASKAKHGMSSHDYGRQPPAADDYQTLSTTSSIPPVGSKQSVRLLSGR; the protein is encoded by the coding sequence ATGGCTCAGCTCCCGTGCTCCCTGAAATGCGCTACTACTCAGCgtgtcttcttcctctctctctttctctaccatgccgATTCCCTCAGCTTCCGGTACGACTCCATCAACACGACCAACAAGGTCGATTTCGGCGCGCTCGGGGATGACTGCAATATCAGCGATCACAGGGCCAACCTCACCAGCATAAGCGTCAATAACTACACCAACAACATCGGCCGCCTGGTGTACCCCGAGCCGGTGCAACTCTGGGACGCTGCCACCGGCGAGACGGCCAGCTTCACCACCATCTTCTCCTTCGGCATGGACGCCGTGCCGGGGCAGCCGGTTGCCCATGGCATGGCCTTCTTCCTCACCTCCCAAGTCGACGTCCCGTCTAGCCTACCCGCGGAGTCCTACGGCAGCTACCTCGGCCTCTTCAGTCCTGGCGCCACCGGCGGTGACCATGTTGTCGCCGTGGAGTTCGACACGTTCAGGGACGAGTGGGACCCCAGCGACCGTCACATCGGAGTCGATCTTAACAACATCAGCTCGCTCGGCAGCTACACCACCTTGCCGAACGACAGCTTCGTCGGCCGGGTCATGTCCGGGCGGATCGACTACAACAGCGGCACGGGCCAGCTCGAGGTCATGCTGCACAACGGCAGCAGCGACGGCGCGACCCATGATCTCAGCGTCAATGTTGACCTGCGAAGCTTCCTGCCGGAGAAGGTCATCGTCGGCTTTTCAGCGGCGACGAACTCAGAGCGGGTCGCGCTGCACTACGTGCTGTCCTGGTCTTTCAGCTCTTCGCTGCCGCTGGTTGCGAATTCATCTCACAAATCACAACCGCGGCGCACTGCTGTGCGGCTCGTGGCCGGTGTCACCGTGGCAACGGTGCTGGCTCTCCTGCTAAGCACGGCCGTAGGGGTGCTGTTGTGGCGGTCGAGACGCCAGGAGCAGTCTgccgccgacgacgacgacgatgacggcgaCGACGAGGACCCGTGGGCGATCGACGAGGACCTCGAGTCAGGGTCGGGACCACGGCCGTTCCAGCTGAGCAAGCTGACGGCAGCGACGAGAAACTTCTGTGAGGAGACAAAGCTCGGGCAGGGCGCGTCCGGGTCGGTGTACCGCGGTCGCGTCGATGAGCTCGACGTCGCCATCAAGGTGTTCTCCAGGGGTGGCTCGGCGCAGGGGAAGCGAGAGTACACGGCGGAGGTCACCGTCATCAGCCGGCTGCGGCACCGCAACCTGGTGCAACTCATAGGCTGGTGCGACGGCCGCAAGAAGCTCCTCCTCGTCTACGAGCTCGTGCCCAACGGAAGCCTCGACCGGCACCTCTACGGCGCAACGGCGGTGCTGCCATGGCCGGCGAGGTACAGAATCATCCTCGGGCTTGGCGCCGCCGTGCTGTACCTGCACGAGGAGTGGGGCCAGTGCGTCGTCCACGGCGACATAAAGCCGAGCAACATTATGCTCGACGAATCCTTTGGCGCCAAGCTAGGCGACTTCGGCCTCGCACGGCTCATCGACCACGGCGTGGGCCTGCAGACCATGACCGCCGTGGCCGGCACGCCCGGATACCTCGACCCGGAGTGCATCGCCACCGGGAAGGCGAGCAGCGAGTCCGACGTGCACAGCTTCGGCGTCGTGCTCGTGGAGGTGGCCACCGGCAGGCGGCtcatggcgccgccgccgccgggcgacACGAGGATCTTCCGGCTGGTGGAGTGGGCATGGGGAATGTATGGTCGAGGCGCGGTGCTGGACGCGGCCGACGAGGCGCTGTGCGGAGAGTTTGACGCTCGGGAGGTGGAGCTCGTGCTGGTGATCGGGCTGTGGTGCGCGCACCCCGACGCCAGGGCGCGGCCGAGCATCAGGGAAGCAGTCGAGGTGCTGCGCTCGGGGATGGCCGCCAGGGTGCCGGCGCTGCCCCCTCGGATGCCTTACGATCCGACTGAGAAGCATGTCGCGGAGGACGCGTCGAAGGCAAAGCACGGGATGAGCTCTCACGATTACGGCCGCCAGCCTCCGGCCGCCGACGACTACCAGACGCTGTCTACCACCTCGAGCATTCCCCCCGTTGGGTCCAAACAGTCGGTGCGTTTGCTGAGCGGTAGGTAG